From Cannabis sativa cultivar Pink pepper isolate KNU-18-1 chromosome 8, ASM2916894v1, whole genome shotgun sequence, a single genomic window includes:
- the LOC115701481 gene encoding probable pectinesterase 8 translates to MNPKIKYLSLTIAISAILISSTRDLITSTAPKPQLPYSLKYIADVVLLLPSSIISSPLISFPFSRHHRKKRPDKGTTTSICDDFHPQFPSVDPNTTTILCVDPNGCCNFTTVQAAIDAIPTTSAAAAPTQNRTVIWINSGLYYEKVVIPKTKPSITLQGQGYLTTAIAWNNTANSSGGTFYSGSLQVFSDNFIAKNISFMNVAPIPKPGDVGAQAVAIRISGDQAAFWGCGFFGAQDTLHDDKGRHYFKDCYIQGSIDFIFGNAKSLYEDCELISIAKPVAAGSRSIDGSVTAHGRALKEEDTGFAFVNCKIGGTGRVWLGRAWRPFSRVVFALTTMSDIIAPEGWNDFNDATRDQTIYYGEYKCSGAGADMSMRASYVQRLNDTEASNFLNVSFISGNQWLQPFNN, encoded by the exons ATGAATCCCAAAATCAAATACTTAAGTTTGACAATTGCAATTTCTGCAATACTTATATCATCAACCAGGGATCTTATAACAAGCACCGCACCAAAACCACAATTACCATATTCTCTGAAATACATAGCTGATGTTGTCCTGTTATTACCATCATCCATAATCTCATCACCTCTTATATCATTCCCCTTTAGTAGGCACCATCGAAAAAAACGACCTGATAAGGGTACAACGACATCAATTTGTGATGATTTTCACCCACAATTTCCTTCAGTAGATCCAAACACAACCACCATTCTGTGTGTGGATCCAAACGGGTGTTGCAATTTCACGACTGTTCAAGCTGCCATTGATGCAATTCCAACCACTAGTGCTGCTGCTGCTCCTACTCAGAACAGAACCGTAATATGGATCAACTCTGGCCTTTACTA tGAGAAAGTGGTGATTCCAAAAACGAAACCAAGCATAACATTACAAGGGCAAGGATATTTAACCACTGCAATAGCCTGGAACAACACAGCAAACTCATCAGGTGGAACGTTCTATAGTGGCTCCCTTCAAGTTTTCTCTGACAATTTTATAGCtaagaacataagctttatg AATGTGGCTCCTATTCCAAAACCGGGGGATGTTGGAGCTCAAGCAGTAGCAATAAGGATATCAGGAGACCAAGCAGCGTTTTGGGGTTGTGGATTTTTTGGAGCTCAGGACACACTCCATGATGACAAGGGTCGCCATTACTTCAAAGATTGTTATATCCAAGGTTCCATTGATTTCATCTTTGGAAATGCAAAATCTTTATATGAG GATTGTGAACTGATATCGATAGCAAAACCAGTAGCAGCAGGATCAAGATCTATAGACGGAAGTGTGACAGCGCATGGAAGAGCTTTGAAGGAGGAAGACACGGGGTTCGCGTTCGTGAATTGCAAGATTGGAGGAACAGGAAGAGTGTGGCTTGGGCGTGCTTGGAGGCCGTTTTCTCGAGTTGTCTTTGCTCTCACAACCATGTCTGATATCATAGCCCCAGAAGGATGGAATGACTTTAACGATGCAACCAGAGACCA AACTATTTATTATGGAGAATATAAATGCTCAGGAGCTGGAGCTGATATGAGCATGAGGGCCTCTTATGTACAGAGATTAAACGACACTGAAGCCTCTAATTTCCTTAATGTGTCTTTTATAAGTGGAAATCAATGGCTGCAACCCTTTAATAACTGA